In Bacteroidota bacterium, a single genomic region encodes these proteins:
- a CDS encoding T9SS type A sorting domain-containing protein, producing MKARIYQNSTQMKNAIKTGIIKMKTFGILICITFIVHSFESLAQIPNSSFEKINPDGSLCNWGNVYIFSVFIDSNGVSHNDSIVYDNPFYAPVNDAFGGTHALQLANAFNYTTNTGIAGAVACDEDSVFSSWGLLNLIPTHSTPFTPFAPINFGFTYKFFPVYGDSAYAQIALWDSLGNQLAGGILIISDSASTYTQAAAPINYYLAGDAAFYSLSIHNFYTATPGLRQPTFGTRLIVDNVGFNFVTNTTAIQANESKSQLNISPNPAANRIKLNLTQTSPFEVRIINKLGEQVAYVKNQTELDLSALASGIYFISVMQNNQVLSSKFVKN from the coding sequence ATGAAAGCAAGAATTTACCAAAACAGCACGCAAATGAAAAACGCAATCAAAACCGGAATAATAAAAATGAAGACTTTTGGCATCCTAATTTGTATCACTTTTATAGTTCATTCATTTGAAAGTTTAGCTCAAATTCCCAACAGTAGTTTTGAGAAAATAAATCCGGATGGAAGCCTTTGCAATTGGGGTAATGTGTATATATTTTCCGTCTTCATTGATTCAAATGGAGTGAGCCACAACGACTCAATTGTGTACGACAATCCTTTTTATGCACCGGTAAATGACGCATTTGGTGGCACGCATGCACTTCAACTTGCTAATGCATTCAATTATACCACCAATACAGGTATTGCGGGAGCTGTAGCGTGCGATGAAGATTCAGTGTTCAGTTCTTGGGGTTTGCTTAATTTGATTCCCACCCACTCCACTCCATTTACACCATTTGCGCCAATTAATTTTGGCTTTACCTATAAGTTTTTTCCGGTGTATGGAGATTCAGCCTATGCACAAATTGCACTGTGGGACAGTCTAGGCAATCAATTGGCCGGTGGAATTTTAATCATTTCTGATTCAGCTAGTACCTATACACAGGCTGCGGCGCCAATTAATTACTACCTTGCCGGTGATGCGGCATTTTACAGTTTAAGCATTCACAATTTTTACACCGCCACTCCCGGATTGCGACAACCAACTTTTGGAACAAGACTTATAGTTGACAATGTTGGATTTAATTTTGTAACCAACACTACAGCAATTCAAGCAAATGAATCAAAATCACAACTTAACATCTCCCCTAACCCTGCTGCAAACCGTATAAAACTTAACTTAACTCAAACGTCTCCATTTGAGGTGAGAATAATTAATAAACTCGGAGAACAAGTTGCTTATGTTAAAAATCAAACCGAACTTGATTTAAGCGCATTGGCATCCGGAATCTATTTCATATCCGTGATGCAAAACAATCAAGTTTTAAGTTCAAAATTTGTAAAAAATTAA
- a CDS encoding adenylate/guanylate cyclase domain-containing protein encodes MCAGGLPVANSTNAVDTICAALAIRDFMLAEKIKREAQGELFFEIRIGVHTGPVVAGIVGIKKFAYDIWGDAVNTASRMESSGEPGKVNISGSTYALIKDQFICTYRGKIEAKIKAK; translated from the coding sequence ATGTGCGCAGGCGGATTGCCTGTGGCTAATTCAACGAATGCTGTAGATACTATTTGCGCGGCACTAGCCATTCGTGATTTTATGCTTGCTGAAAAAATAAAACGCGAAGCGCAAGGTGAACTCTTTTTCGAAATTCGTATTGGCGTGCATACCGGACCGGTAGTAGCAGGAATTGTAGGCATCAAAAAATTTGCCTACGATATTTGGGGTGATGCCGTAAATACTGCTTCACGCATGGAGAGCAGCGGCGAACCCGGCAAAGTAAATATCAGTGGAAGTACTTATGCACTTATTAAAGATCAATTTATATGCACTTACCGTGGAAAAATTGAGGCAAAAATAAAGGCGAAATAG
- a CDS encoding tetratricopeptide repeat protein has product MKESPHFIRQLLLFLCCFSLTICLAQNNTKIDSLVNQLVIGKADTLRVALYIELAEEYYMSAPNISIGYCLKAKTLADSLYYTNGQTVALGWLAYLYEQQGELKKALEYYQISLAIATKSGKKKAIGACLNNMAAIYKDLGNIPEAIRYHYKSLEIKFAINDIEGQGSSYNNLAFIYQSQGKIPLALDYFSKALKIFEKINDSDGIATTLNNLGNLYKQQKQYSEASAYIHKAFRIYKNQQNYYGEGYSLNALGGLYEEQNNLDAALGFYQKALQVRTKIDDKQGIAYTLKKHRKCLHKIES; this is encoded by the coding sequence ATGAAAGAATCACCCCATTTCATTCGCCAACTACTTCTCTTCTTATGTTGCTTTAGCTTGACTATTTGTTTGGCTCAAAACAACACAAAAATTGATTCATTAGTAAATCAGCTGGTGATTGGAAAAGCGGATACTTTGCGGGTTGCTCTATACATAGAGCTTGCAGAAGAATATTATATGAGTGCTCCAAATATTTCTATAGGCTACTGCCTAAAAGCTAAGACACTCGCAGATAGTCTTTACTATACAAACGGACAAACAGTTGCTTTGGGCTGGTTGGCCTATTTATATGAACAACAAGGAGAACTAAAAAAAGCACTTGAGTATTACCAAATTTCTTTGGCTATTGCGACTAAATCAGGTAAAAAAAAAGCTATTGGAGCATGTTTAAATAATATGGCTGCTATATACAAAGACTTGGGAAACATACCGGAAGCAATTCGCTATCATTATAAAAGTTTAGAAATAAAATTCGCTATTAACGATATAGAGGGGCAGGGTTCATCATACAATAATCTCGCATTTATTTACCAGTCGCAAGGAAAAATACCGCTGGCGCTCGACTACTTTAGTAAAGCCTTAAAAATTTTCGAAAAGATAAATGATAGCGATGGAATTGCAACCACTTTAAATAATCTTGGAAACTTATACAAACAGCAAAAGCAATATTCCGAAGCTTCCGCATACATTCATAAAGCCTTTCGCATCTATAAAAATCAACAAAATTATTATGGTGAAGGATACTCCTTAAATGCTTTGGGAGGATTGTATGAGGAACAAAATAATTTAGATGCTGCCCTAGGATTTTATCAAAAAGCCCTTCAAGTAAGAACTAAAATTGACGACAAACAAGGCATTGCCTATACACTAAAAAAACATAGGAAATGTTTACATAAAATTGAATCGTAA
- a CDS encoding nuclear transport factor 2 family protein encodes MSRKLVNGSLEVHPIKDFGAIEIGTHEFRHMENGKEELGVFKFVMIWQKQNDGWKISRVISFDH; translated from the coding sequence TTGAGCCGCAAATTAGTTAATGGAAGTTTGGAAGTTCATCCTATAAAAGATTTTGGCGCAATCGAAATTGGCACACATGAATTTAGGCACATGGAAAATGGAAAAGAAGAACTTGGTGTTTTTAAGTTTGTGATGATATGGCAAAAACAAAACGATGGTTGGAAAATTTCACGCGTAATCAGTTTTGATCATTAA
- a CDS encoding GNAT family N-acetyltransferase, translated as MNEQILYRNAIPEDAIKLSILYKQVYIQTYGKEGVSDEFANFIVKQFAVEKIEKTIQNQPDTLLVAAYKNNLVGVLELEYDKKCPINNIVAPELNKLYILEWFCGKGIGHALLQRAEHLLKSKGKNEMWLWVLESNSRAIKFYERQHYKWIGNAPFQMEVNRYDNKVMHKIF; from the coding sequence ATGAATGAACAGATACTTTACAGAAACGCAATTCCTGAAGATGCTATAAAACTCTCGATTCTCTATAAACAGGTATATATTCAAACCTACGGAAAGGAAGGGGTTTCGGACGAGTTTGCGAATTTTATTGTCAAACAATTTGCAGTCGAAAAAATTGAAAAAACCATTCAAAATCAGCCAGACACCCTGTTGGTAGCTGCTTATAAAAACAACTTAGTAGGTGTATTAGAATTGGAGTATGATAAAAAATGTCCCATAAATAATATTGTAGCCCCTGAATTAAACAAGCTATATATTCTCGAATGGTTTTGTGGTAAAGGTATTGGACACGCCTTGTTGCAGCGTGCCGAACATCTTTTAAAATCTAAAGGAAAAAATGAGATGTGGCTCTGGGTGCTGGAATCCAATAGCAGGGCAATTAAATTTTATGAACGTCAGCACTATAAATGGATTGGGAATGCACCCTTTCAAATGGAAGTAAATAGGTATGACAATAAGGTGATGCACAAAATTTTTTGA